The stretch of DNA tcaattaataaaaaatatagcagttcaacatactttttataaaaaagattgaaatgtctttgtatttaacgatatttcaacgattttgttgctgAAGGACTAAGattggtcatgtcacaataatactaggaccaaatgaggatatcctaataaaaaggactaaaagtggattgtcacctataaatctaggactaaaaattgaattaactcaacattatttgatagtaggGTGTTAACTTTGATTGGAGTTAGgttgactttcaaatttaagtttaatCTCACTAATTTATTTGGGACCCACCAATTGCATGCACTCCCATTGTCTGATCTGAATGATAAGATTCTGTCACGGTATCTTATAGTGTAATAGTCCGCAACGTCAACCATACTAGGTAGATCTTGTGGGACTTAAGAGCTGAGGGTGTTGATGAGAATTATGAGTTTGTTGTTTTCTATACAAAATGTCATTTCCCACCTAATAGATTATAGGATTGGTGAATTTTATTTAACCATCCAAATTAAATGAAAGCTGCAAACAAACTAAACTTCATTATTTAACACAGATTACAGAGGAAGAAAATTGTGCAGCATTGAAACATCCAAGAAGAAGTGTTGTTGAtgcattaattaatgaatttatcaTCATTCAATTCTAACAAGTTTCTTTGTCTGTCATCATCCTTGTGTTGAGCTAGCACACTTGGGATGTAGGCCGAAATCGCAATGCTTGCATAGAAAAGACCATCCATATCCCATCTCCTTGCATCCATTGCAGAGATACACGTTGCGATGAGCAAGAGCGAGGTCGTGTTCAGTGTGGACTTCATCTCCTCCTCGTCCTTTCTCGGTCGTCTGACCCTGCAACTTCTTCACGTGCTCCTTGGTAAACGGGAAGGCGCTCGAGCCATGTGTTTCGATGAGTTGCCTGACTTGTGTATTCACTGTGAGGCCACAGGGTCCTATGGCTATGGCTGCTGGTATGCCTCCAATGGCTACTCTGAATCTTTGCAGCAGAAACTTGTTGCTCTCATCACCAAAGGGGAGGGCTAGCCATGGCATGCCTGAGAAGAAGTCATCAAAGGAGGATTGATCATGATCACTTGAGATGAAAATCACTTCAAATGATTCTCCTTCTCCATCATCTTTGGCCTTGATTTCTTGGTATGCCTTCACAAGTTTTGGCAGAAATTCTTGGCATGGAAGGCTCCATTTTGCTGCGAAGTAGAGCAGAATGTTCTTTCCAACCAGCTCCGAAACAGGAACCTAAACCGAATTAGTAACTGTTATGAAAGTAAAGAGAGAATTTCTGAATATGTTGTCTTATACTGTCATATAGAAAAGAGAAGAGAATAAGACTACGAATAGAAAATAAGTTTCCATATGCCTACCTACCTAAATCTAAGACTGCCTAATCTATAAAGattccatatattaaatatatattccataaggGTAACCTTTCCAAGTTCCAACTCACTTAAATTCAGTTCAGCATTACCTTAGAACCATCCTTTGAGATAACAAAATCTCTAGCTGCAGAAACCAGGATGGATTCCAATGTCTGAGCTTCAAGTTTCGCCTTCTTCATGTTCGCCAGTTGCACGAGCTTTTCTCGTGTAAAAGGAAAGGCCTCTTCTCCGTGTTCCTCTACAATTTCAACCACATTAGGGCTCACCGTCTTCCCATCTGGCCCGATTACAACCAGCTGAGGAAGCCATTTATTCTCAAAGTACCTGCCAAGCCTCCTGCAATTCTCGTCTTTAAAGGGCAATGCTAGCCATGGCATGGCTTCGAAACCTTCCCTGAACTCTTCGACTTTATCATCTAGAGATACTAACACAATTTCGAAGCTCTCCCGTTTGAGATTTTTGTATGCCTCAATTAGTCTCGAGGTAAACTTCCTGCAGCCACTGTGAGAACTCATAGCAAAATACAGACCAACTGTTTTGCCTTCAAGCTCTGACACAGAAATCTGGCAATGGGAATAGGAATGGGAATGGTTATAGCACAGATCATCACAAGTTTTCGATCTAATATGATGGGTTTAACAAAAAAACATTACCTTATTCCCACGATTTGAGATCAAATAGTCACGAGAACCATAGACTAACAGAGACTGCAAGGACTGATCCTGTTTAGCTCTCTCTTCTTCCTCTCTCAAGTAACGAATTCTTTCTGGTGTAAACGGATACCCCTCGGCCCCAAAATGCTTGACGAGCCTAATCCCTTCACCGCTCGAAACCTTGCCTGTTTCATCCAGTATCACTAGATGTGGAATTGCCCTCACTTTGAATGTCTGCTTCAGAGTTTTACGCGTCTCAACATCAGAGAAAGGAACAGCCAGCCATGGCATTTT from Ipomoea triloba cultivar NCNSP0323 chromosome 7, ASM357664v1 encodes:
- the LOC116026320 gene encoding probable nucleoredoxin 1, encoding MAEGSDGKSCSCDLVSLLSSMDRDYLIQRGNGEQVKVSCITGKIVGLYFSGSWCGPCQQFTTNLVETYEALLPRGDFEVVFVSSDKDEASFHSYFEKMPWLAVPFSDVETRKTLKQTFKVRAIPHLVILDETGKVSSGEGIRLVKHFGAEGYPFTPERIRYLREEEERAKQDQSLQSLLVYGSRDYLISNRGNKISVSELEGKTVGLYFAMSSHSGCRKFTSRLIEAYKNLKRESFEIVLVSLDDKVEEFREGFEAMPWLALPFKDENCRRLGRYFENKWLPQLVVIGPDGKTVSPNVVEIVEEHGEEAFPFTREKLVQLANMKKAKLEAQTLESILVSAARDFVISKDGSKVPVSELVGKNILLYFAAKWSLPCQEFLPKLVKAYQEIKAKDDGEGESFEVIFISSDHDQSSFDDFFSGMPWLALPFGDESNKFLLQRFRVAIGGIPAAIAIGPCGLTVNTQVRQLIETHGSSAFPFTKEHVKKLQGQTTEKGRGGDEVHTEHDLALAHRNVYLCNGCKEMGYGWSFLCKHCDFGLHPKCASSTQG